From Methanobacterium bryantii, a single genomic window includes:
- a CDS encoding DUF169 domain-containing protein has translation MDYNELGNKLKEILKLENDPVAIKWSVKEPRDIEKEEGKSRFCAKITKAMRGKTFYATAEEEECMGGARYSGLKDPKEFPATMQSGAFLVPMGVYKNIPAVQRSWKNNLNVEYEIFNAVIFAPLVNAEFEPDVIFIVCNAKQGMEILHANAYDSGTHGLGADSGPICSSMAAVPYMTGKVTYGFGDVGSRQHMDISPEDIMVAIPASEFSRIIFNLEEMRTKKFFKEM, from the coding sequence ATGGACTACAATGAACTTGGAAATAAATTAAAGGAAATTTTGAAATTAGAAAATGATCCGGTTGCCATAAAATGGTCTGTAAAAGAACCAAGAGATATTGAAAAGGAAGAAGGTAAATCTAGGTTCTGCGCAAAAATTACGAAAGCCATGCGCGGCAAAACCTTCTATGCAACTGCTGAAGAAGAGGAATGTATGGGCGGTGCAAGATATTCTGGACTTAAAGACCCTAAAGAATTCCCCGCTACCATGCAAAGCGGTGCATTTCTAGTTCCAATGGGAGTTTACAAGAACATACCTGCGGTTCAACGTTCGTGGAAAAATAATCTAAATGTAGAATACGAAATTTTTAATGCAGTTATCTTTGCCCCGCTTGTAAATGCAGAATTTGAACCTGACGTGATATTTATAGTCTGCAATGCAAAACAGGGGATGGAAATACTCCATGCAAACGCATACGATTCGGGCACACATGGGTTAGGTGCCGATTCAGGACCAATATGCAGCTCAATGGCCGCAGTTCCTTATATGACTGGAAAGGTTACCTACGGTTTTGGAGATGTGGGTTCCAGACAGCATATGGATATTAGCCCAGAAGATATTATGGTTGCTATTCCTGCAAGTGAATTTTCCCGTATAATATTCAACTTAGAAGAAATGAGAACCAAAAAATTTTTTAAGGAAATGTGA